Part of the Gemmatimonadota bacterium genome is shown below.
GACGAGATCGGCGACATCATCGTCGGGCAGGTCAACACCGTGCCCATCCTGCTATCCGACGTCGCCTCCGTTACGAAAAGTCACAAGGAACGCAAGCTTTCCGCCCGGATCAACGGCCGGGAGAGCATCGAGATCGCCATCTACAAGGAAGCCGGGACCAATACGATCCAGGTGGGCGAGGTGGTCAAGAACCGGCTGAACTCGGTGCGGGAGACCGTGGCTGGACTCACCTCCGGGGTGAACCTGGAGGTCGTCTTCGACCAGTCGATCTTCATCCAGCAGTCGGTGGACGAGGTGCTCAAGACGGCCATGTACGGCGGTATCCTCGCCATCCTGGTCCTGTACCTTTTCCTGCGCAGCTCGAGCAGTCTCATCATCGGGGTTTCCATCCCCATCTCGGTGGTCACCACCTTTTTCTTCCTCTACGCCTTTGACGTTTCGCTCAACATCATGTCCCTCGGCGGCCTGGCCCTGGGGGTCGGGATGCTGGTGGACAACTCCATCGTGGTCCTGGAAGGCATCGACCGGCACCGGAGGCGAGGGGGCGACCAGCCCGTTGCGGAGCGGGTGCGCCTCGGCGCGTCCGAGGTTGGACAGGCCGTCGTAGCCGCAACGCTGACCACGGTGTGCGTGTTCGTGCCCATCGTCTTCGTGGAAGGCATCGCCGGGCAGTTGTTCCGGGACCTGGCGCTGGCCGTTACCTTTTCGCTCATCGTGGCCACCCTGGTGGCCGTCACCCTGATCCCGGTCATATCGTCGATCCTGCACCGCGACCGGGAAGCGCTCGCGGCCGACGGAGACGACCTGTCCGCGAAGGAACCGACCACGGCGATGGGCAGGATCCGGTCCGTGATCGGGACCGTCTGGACCGTATTCTCCCGTGGGCTGGGATACATCGTAACCGGCGTATTCTACCTCGTCAGGTGGGTGCTCTTCTCGGTCTGGGGACTGGTGCGCGTCGTGCTCTGGCCTGCGGGCTGGCTGTTCGACCGTATCTTCCCGATCATCCGCCGGGCCTACCCGCCTTTCCTGCGCTGGGCCCTGGCCAACCGCGTGCTTACGCTGTTTACCGGGACCGCCCTGCTGGCGGGCTCCCTTTATGTCGTCCCCACGATCGGCATCGAGCTGATCCCCCAGATGAGCCAGGGCGAGTTTTTCGTCAACGTGAAGCTGCCCGTGGGCACGCCGCTGCCCGTAACCGAGGACGCGTTGAATCGCATGTCGGAGATCGCCGGGGACTACCCTGAAGTAAGCACGGTGTACGTGCTGGCGGGAACCATGGGTCAATCCGGCGGAAACGCGGGCGAGGAGCGGGAGAACATCGGCCAGTTGCACATCCGGCTGGAACCAGGCCTACGCGGCGCGGTGGAAGAGGACGTCATGAACCGCCTGCGGGACAGCTTCGCGCCCATTCCGGGCATCGAAGCGCCCGAGTTCGCCCGTCCCGCGCTCTTCAGCTTCAAGAACCCGGTGGAGGTGGAAGTCAGCGGGTACAACCTCACCCGTCTCACGGAAGTCTCCGAGGAACTCGCGGCGGAGATGTCCACGGTACCCGGCCTGACCGACGTGAAAGCCAGCATGGAGGGCGGGAATCCCGAAGTGCAGATCCTCTTCGACCGCCGGAAGCTCGCCAACCTGGGACTCAATCTGGGCACGGTCACCCAGATCGTGCAGAACAAGGTCCAGGGCAACGTGGCCACGGAGCTCACCCGCCGCGACCGGAAGATCGACATCCGCGTGTGGGCGGAGGACGAGACCCGGCTGAGCCTGGACGCCATACGGCGGCTCGTGGTGAACCCGGAGGGCACGGTGCCGGTGCCGCTGGCGGCCGTGGCGGAAGTCCGCGTCGCCCAGGGTCCGAGCGAGATCCGGCGGGTCAACCAGCAGCGGGTGGCCATCGTGTCCGCGGGTCTTACGGAACGTTCGCTCGGTGACGCGGCCGAAGACATCCAGGGAATTATAGACGGCTTCATGCTGCCCATCGATTTTGTGGTGGGTATCAAGGGGCAGAACGAGGAAATGCAGGTGGCCTTCGCAAGCCTGCAGTTCGCCATTCTGCTCTCGATCTTTCTCGTCTACCTGGTCATGGCGTCCCAGTTCGAATCGTTGCTCCATCCCTTCGTGATCATGTTCACTTTCCCCTTCTCGATCATCGGCGTGGTCGCGACGCTGGTGCTCACGGGCCAGACGATCAGCGTCGTCGTGCTGATCGGGGTGATCATGCTTACCGGGATCGTGGTGAACAACGCCATCGTACTGGTGGACTATATCAACCAGCTGCGACGCAGGGGCACGGAACTGCAGGAGGCCATCGTCGAGGCGGCGCAGACGCGCCTCTGGCCCATTATGATGACGACGGCGACCACGGTCCTCGGTCTGCTTCCGATGGCCATCGGCGTCGGTGAAGGCGCCGAGTTGCGCGCGCCCATGGCCATCACCGTGATCGGCGGCCTGATCGCCGGAACGATGGTGACGCTGGTCCTGGTGCCGCTCATCTACATGACGATCGAGTCGGCCATGGCAAGAGTGTACGGGCTGTTTACAAGAACCGCCGGGCAACCGGTGTCCCAGGAGGTGGTAGAAGCATGAGCATTGCCGAATTTTCCGTAAACCGACCGGTGACGACGATCATGATCATCGTCAGTGTCGTCACCCTGGGCATGATTTCCTATACCAAGCTGCCGCTGATGTTCCTGCCGGACATGTCCTTCCCGTCCCTGAACGTCAGCGTGCCGTATCCTTCCTCGTCGCCCGAGGAAGTGGAACGGCTGATCACGCGGCCGCTGGAGGACGCCTTCGGCACACTGAGCAACATGAAGAGCATGGAGTCCCGTTCCAACGACGACAACGCGCGGGTCCGCATCGAGTTCGAGACGGGGACGGACATGAACATGGCGGCCATGGAGGTCCGGGACCGGATCGACCAGGTCCGGGGTGAACTGCCCGACGACGTCGAACGCATAACCATCCGGCGCTGGAACCCGAACGATATGCCCATCTACAACTTCAGCGTCGCATGGAGCGGGGACCCCGCCGAGTTCTACAACATCGTCACCAAGGTGATCCAGCCGCGCATCCAGCGCGTGGACGGCGTGGCGAACGTTGAAATCAGCGGGATGATCGACAAGCAGTTGCTCGTGCACGTGGACAGCGAGAAGCTGCAGTCCCACAACCTCGATCTGTTCAATCTCAGCCAGACCCTGACGCAGAACAACGTCACCATGACGGCCGGGACCGTCACCGAGGGCGGGAAGAAGTACTCGGTGCGTTCCGTGAACGAGTACCGGGCCGCCGAAGAGGTGGCGAACCTGCCCATACCGGGCACGACCCTTTCGCTCCGCGACGTGGCGGAGGTAAAGTACGACTATCCGGAAGACAACAGTTTCCAGCGCCTGAACGGGGTCGACGCGGTCACGATCCGGGTGTACAAGACGTCTACAGCCAACATCGTGGACGTGGCGCAGCGCACCCAGTCCGTGCTGGACGAACTCGTGACGCAGCCCCAGTTCGCGGACCTTGAAACGCGGGTCTTCTTCGACCAGTCGCAGAGCATATCGGACCGGCTTTCGGACCTGCGGAACACGGGACTGCTGGGTGGCATGCTGGCCGTCATCGTGCTGTTCCTCTTCTTGCGGAACGTGCGGAGCACCATGATCATCGGCCTGGCGATCCCCATATCGATCATCTGCACCTTCACCTTCATGTACCTGCTGCGCCAGGGCGCCGGGTCCACGGTTTCCATCAACCTGATCTCGCTCATGGGCCTGATGCTGGCGGTAGGCATGCTCGTGGACGCGGCCGTCGTGGTGCTCGAGAGCATCTACCGGCATCGCCAGGAGGGCAACCTGCCGGCTCGGATCGCGGCTGTCGTGGGTACCCGCGAGGTAACCATGGCCATCATCGCGGCCACGGCGACGACTCTTTGCGTGTTCATGCCCCTGGTCTTCCTGGGCGGCGGCAGCCGGTTCATGCTCTTCATGAAGGACTTCGTCGTCACCTTCTGCATCGTCATGGTCGCGGCCGTCTTCATCGCGCTGACGCTCATACCGCTGGTATCGTCGAGGCTGTTCAACCGGCCGTTGGGCAAGCCCTCGGCGTTCTTCGCGAGGCTGTCGGGCTTGTACACGACGGTCCTGGCCTGGAACCTCAAGCACCGTTTCGTCACGGTAGTTTCCTTCGCCGCGATCCTCTACGGCAGCTACTGGCTGTACCAGAACATCGAGACGGAGTTCCAGCCCATGGCGCCGACGCGGGACATCGCGATAGCC
Proteins encoded:
- a CDS encoding efflux RND transporter permease subunit, whose amino-acid sequence is MSIAEFSVNRPVTTIMIIVSVVTLGMISYTKLPLMFLPDMSFPSLNVSVPYPSSSPEEVERLITRPLEDAFGTLSNMKSMESRSNDDNARVRIEFETGTDMNMAAMEVRDRIDQVRGELPDDVERITIRRWNPNDMPIYNFSVAWSGDPAEFYNIVTKVIQPRIQRVDGVANVEISGMIDKQLLVHVDSEKLQSHNLDLFNLSQTLTQNNVTMTAGTVTEGGKKYSVRSVNEYRAAEEVANLPIPGTTLSLRDVAEVKYDYPEDNSFQRLNGVDAVTIRVYKTSTANIVDVAQRTQSVLDELVTQPQFADLETRVFFDQSQSISDRLSDLRNTGLLGGMLAVIVLFLFLRNVRSTMIIGLAIPISIICTFTFMYLLRQGAGSTVSINLISLMGLMLAVGMLVDAAVVVLESIYRHRQEGNLPARIAAVVGTREVTMAIIAATATTLCVFMPLVFLGGGSRFMLFMKDFVVTFCIVMVAAVFIALTLIPLVSSRLFNRPLGKPSAFFARLSGLYTTVLAWNLKHRFVTVVSFAAILYGSYWLYQNIETEFQPMAPTRDIAIAADLPGSYNIEDVKAVFTDVETLLLDRKEDFHIESISSYGSLRRANIRIVLTPPEERQESATQLQTRITRALPEIAGVQWRPGRMRRYGGGQSGVDVELKGDNMAVLSNIAQDIRTRMEVIPGLKDVDTSLERGDEEIQVQVDRAVAQTYGISPRQAARTVQAALSSRARGKFKADDREVDILLHLEEEDRASMQKLQNMTFERAEGGMIPVGNLASFSRQKGPDAIERKDRESQVEVGGNTTGPGTRAINTQVTEMMESIELPPGYSWNMGRNFNMMRESQGEFLFAIMLSVVLIYLIMAAISESFIQPFTILLSVLCGLVGAFIVFYLSGTTLNTNSYLGVIVLSGLAVNNAIVLIDHVNHLRREGMTRTEALLLGGRHRLRPILMTSLTTIFGLLPMVAPLLFPEFFGPVEDRGANQWGPVSLALVGGLTTSGILTLILLPTVYTIFEDLSNWVTSSVKRAWA
- a CDS encoding efflux RND transporter permease subunit, with amino-acid sequence MKIIGFSIGRPVTIIMLMTAMLLFGTIAFSRLPINLLPDITYPTLTVRTEYVGAAPNEIENLISEPIEEAVGVVTGVVRVSSISRPERSDVILEFEWGTNMDFASLNVREKIDLLNLPQAAEKPILLRFDPSLDPILRIALSGNESLTALRIMAEEEIKRELEALEGVAAVKISGGLEEEIHVELNESRLASLGIPITQVATRLEQENVNLAGGTIKDGETEYLVRILNEFQAVDEIGDIIVGQVNTVPILLSDVASVTKSHKERKLSARINGRESIEIAIYKEAGTNTIQVGEVVKNRLNSVRETVAGLTSGVNLEVVFDQSIFIQQSVDEVLKTAMYGGILAILVLYLFLRSSSSLIIGVSIPISVVTTFFFLYAFDVSLNIMSLGGLALGVGMLVDNSIVVLEGIDRHRRRGGDQPVAERVRLGASEVGQAVVAATLTTVCVFVPIVFVEGIAGQLFRDLALAVTFSLIVATLVAVTLIPVISSILHRDREALAADGDDLSAKEPTTAMGRIRSVIGTVWTVFSRGLGYIVTGVFYLVRWVLFSVWGLVRVVLWPAGWLFDRIFPIIRRAYPPFLRWALANRVLTLFTGTALLAGSLYVVPTIGIELIPQMSQGEFFVNVKLPVGTPLPVTEDALNRMSEIAGDYPEVSTVYVLAGTMGQSGGNAGEERENIGQLHIRLEPGLRGAVEEDVMNRLRDSFAPIPGIEAPEFARPALFSFKNPVEVEVSGYNLTRLTEVSEELAAEMSTVPGLTDVKASMEGGNPEVQILFDRRKLANLGLNLGTVTQIVQNKVQGNVATELTRRDRKIDIRVWAEDETRLSLDAIRRLVVNPEGTVPVPLAAVAEVRVAQGPSEIRRVNQQRVAIVSAGLTERSLGDAAEDIQGIIDGFMLPIDFVVGIKGQNEEMQVAFASLQFAILLSIFLVYLVMASQFESLLHPFVIMFTFPFSIIGVVATLVLTGQTISVVVLIGVIMLTGIVVNNAIVLVDYINQLRRRGTELQEAIVEAAQTRLWPIMMTTATTVLGLLPMAIGVGEGAELRAPMAITVIGGLIAGTMVTLVLVPLIYMTIESAMARVYGLFTRTAGQPVSQEVVEA